AGAAACAGGAGCGGCAATGACAATTTGTCCGTGCCGAACTCCTGTGCTGTGTACCGGAAAACGCAAGTTATTGTATTGGCAAAGGGTAAGGAAATTGGGTTGTGTAACCATTGAATTGTTGATTCATTTGATCCAACTTTTGCTGCTGTTCCGCTTCAAGTTTGTACCAGCCATTTTCAAACATCAGGTTGTACACATCGCGAGCTGCGCGGTGGCAATCGTTCAAAATCAGCATGATATCTTGGTGCAGCAAATCGTGGCTTGCTTCCCGCGCTGCGACATTAAAACTGTCCGTTAAGTATTTTTCCGTTGCCAATATATCGTTGAGCCGATCACGGTCATTTAATTCCGGCCCTTTGACTTGCGGTTCATTTGCCGGTTTGGGGTTTTTAATTACATTGTTCTGTTGTTGCATACGTGTGTCCTCCTAGTGATAAAGGATAGCTCGAATCCTTTGCGATGCCACTTATTTCTCTGCCATTATTGCATATGGGAAGGGTACATCTGCTGCCCATACTGTTGTTGCTGCTGCACGTATTGTTGCTTTTGCTGCTGTTCATACTGTTGTTGTTGCACATTTTGCATCATCACGGCATTATTCATTTGGCTATTCCGCAGCAGCATATTGTAGTGACGTTCGTGCATTTGACCGATTTGATTGATCAACTGTGCGATTCTTTGATCTTGACATTCATTTGCAAAATGTTTGCATTTTTTCATAGCCAGCAAGAGCCATGACATCTGGTCTTTCAGATACATCGCATCTTTTGTCGTGATGACCCGCGGCGGCCGCATCATGACAGGTTGTTGTTGCATATAGGACTGTTGTTGATTTGGCTGATACATGTGTTGTTGCATATTCAAACCCCTTTCTGAATTGATTCCAGGTTTCCTACATAATGTGCGTAAAAATCTGGTTCCCATACGCGAAGTCGGCTACTTTACACAAAATTGTCACATGATTTAAACTACATTTGAACCACACTAAAATTGCGGCGGATTGTCCAAATTGTATTAAAAAAGCCTGCAGGATAAACTCCCGCAAGCTCTGATACCAAATCTATTCCATTTGAAATTTCAATTTGCAATACCAATTTGTGATGTTAATTTTGGGAAATTGCCGCATTGGATTTCTTTACAGCATCCTTTAATGTAGCATCCACATTCGCATTTTCCACCATGATTTTATCCATCGCATCCTGAATATATTGCGTAACCTGTAAATATGCCGGTGACAATGGCGCCTCTTGCGCATATTGCAATTCCTCTACTGGCACTTGATGGTTTGGCTTTTGTTTAAAATAATCTTTCATTTGCTGAGAATCAACAGCACTCTTCATGACTGGCATATATCCCGTCTTTTGACTCCAATGAATCGTTTGTTCTTTGGCTGTAAACCACTCGATAAACTTCCAGGCCGCCTGTTTTTCCGCTTCCGGCGCTTTCGCCAAAATTGCCGCATTGGCGCCGCCGGTCGGTACCGCATATTGTTTGACCATCGGTACATAGCTCGCTTTGAAATCCATGCCGGATTGCTCGATCTGGCCCATATCTCCGGCAGACCCGACATACATGGCAGCACGGCCATGTGTAAAATCTGC
Above is a window of Fodinisporobacter ferrooxydans DNA encoding:
- a CDS encoding spore coat protein, with product MQQQNNVIKNPKPANEPQVKGPELNDRDRLNDILATEKYLTDSFNVAAREASHDLLHQDIMLILNDCHRAARDVYNLMFENGWYKLEAEQQQKLDQMNQQFNGYTTQFPYPLPIQ